In candidate division KSB1 bacterium, one DNA window encodes the following:
- a CDS encoding glycosyltransferase family 4 protein, which yields MKNKLYPNLGIIIPADIKRQFPQGGALTFVLNFAELYQGEIIIFDATLKRKELFASRKIKFNNVSLERIPIIRIINNKYIPIRLQSLLFYILSISKLYNLAKKIDAFYVHSPEAALPLVIFKYKKVIYHMHGATNPLLYSKFRFFRKKIFQKLFDIFIHFPIIKRSDLIITINEECQNLVNLVYKNTRSFYLPNLVNRNMFKKLEKAKCRELLGLKKDETIILYVGRLSEVKGLYFLLDVFYHLQSSHSSDLKLIFVGTGEEESNLKSKCKQLGITNCVEFHGKVNYEKMPIYYNSSDLFILPSYREGTPMVLLEAMSCGAKILTSTAGNTEKLLKNYPLKIVLKNHCLEEWKDAIIKLLNIEIKNNFSVKEDVFFSNFINELKKLRL from the coding sequence ATGAAAAATAAATTGTATCCTAATCTAGGCATCATTATACCAGCAGATATCAAAAGACAATTTCCTCAGGGTGGGGCTTTAACATTTGTCCTTAACTTTGCTGAATTGTATCAAGGGGAAATAATTATTTTTGATGCCACGTTGAAAAGAAAAGAACTCTTTGCTTCAAGAAAAATAAAATTTAATAATGTATCATTAGAAAGGATCCCAATTATTAGAATTATAAACAATAAATATATTCCTATTCGATTGCAATCACTATTATTCTATATCTTATCAATTTCAAAATTATACAATCTAGCAAAAAAAATAGATGCATTTTATGTCCATTCTCCAGAAGCTGCTCTTCCGCTTGTTATTTTTAAATATAAAAAAGTTATATATCATATGCATGGAGCGACAAATCCCTTATTATACAGCAAATTTAGATTCTTTAGGAAAAAAATATTTCAAAAGCTTTTTGATATTTTTATTCATTTCCCTATTATCAAAAGATCTGATTTGATTATTACCATAAATGAAGAATGTCAAAACCTGGTTAATTTGGTTTACAAAAATACGAGATCTTTTTATCTGCCAAATTTAGTAAATAGAAATATGTTTAAAAAATTAGAAAAAGCAAAGTGCAGAGAGCTTTTGGGATTAAAAAAAGATGAAACGATTATTTTATACGTTGGCCGCTTGTCAGAAGTTAAGGGCCTATATTTTTTATTAGATGTTTTTTATCATCTGCAGTCATCACATAGCAGCGATTTGAAACTGATTTTCGTTGGAACGGGGGAAGAGGAATCAAATTTGAAGTCAAAATGCAAGCAGCTTGGAATTACAAATTGTGTTGAGTTTCATGGAAAAGTCAACTATGAAAAAATGCCCATATATTATAATAGCTCTGATTTATTCATCCTTCCATCTTATCGAGAAGGAACCCCAATGGTCCTGCTTGAAGCGATGAGTTGTGGTGCGAAAATACTTACTTCGACTGCTGGGAATACTGAAAAACTCCTAAAGAATTATCCGTTAAAAATAGTTTTGAAAAACCATTGCTTAGAAGAATGGAAGGATGCAATAATAAAGCTTTTGAATATTGAAATCAAAAATAACTTTAGTGTTAAAGAAGATGTATTTTTTTCTAATTTTATTAATGAACTGAAAAAGCTAAGATTGTAA
- a CDS encoding glycosyltransferase family 4 protein — MTQNRVERTIVLGNSLKRIFSRWHKETEIDVVPNGIDLNIDIKHKNFNSHLPTLYFFGNLLKFKGIHIAVQALGLIKKKYPDIQLKIAGNWAYDPVFNESQYKIKSEIEQIIKSEQLHDNIQFLGPVYDERKIELLCNSDILVYPSINDGLPLVILESMAAGNVVISIRDVGAISDVVLHNETGILINQQEPQEVANAIEYLIENPGERKRLGLNAHNRYRQCYTKAIHINRMIEVFNKVLAEN, encoded by the coding sequence GTGACTCAGAATAGAGTGGAACGCACGATTGTCCTTGGTAATTCCTTGAAACGCATTTTCTCACGCTGGCACAAAGAGACGGAAATTGATGTCGTGCCGAACGGCATAGATTTAAACATCGATATTAAGCATAAGAATTTTAATTCCCATTTGCCAACGTTGTATTTTTTCGGGAATCTGCTTAAATTTAAGGGCATTCACATTGCAGTGCAAGCGCTTGGATTGATAAAAAAGAAATATCCCGACATCCAATTGAAAATTGCGGGCAATTGGGCCTACGACCCTGTCTTTAATGAAAGCCAGTATAAAATAAAAAGTGAAATTGAACAAATCATTAAAAGCGAGCAGCTTCATGATAATATTCAGTTTCTAGGTCCTGTTTATGATGAAAGAAAAATCGAGCTTTTGTGTAACTCGGATATCCTGGTATATCCCAGCATCAATGATGGGCTGCCTTTGGTCATTTTAGAGTCCATGGCTGCGGGAAATGTGGTGATATCCATTCGAGATGTGGGCGCTATTTCAGATGTTGTTTTGCATAACGAGACAGGGATTTTGATAAACCAGCAGGAACCACAAGAAGTTGCTAATGCGATAGAGTATCTCATAGAAAATCCAGGGGAACGAAAGAGGCTCGGGCTTAATGCGCATAACCGTTATCGACAATGCTATACCAAAGCCATCCACATCAATCGCATGATCGAGGTCTTCAATAAAGTTCTTGCAGAGAACTGA
- a CDS encoding class I SAM-dependent methyltransferase: MKFTTLIDKKRLPLSKEEFIFSICKDKEKILHLGCVDSGLLEERIQQNQLLHLRLIEMFGQSRVFGLDQDEAGIEILRKKGIENLLIANAENMNFQDKFDIIVAGDIIEHVNNVGNFLKSIYRALNNDGILIISTPNAHYYLFFIAYFWGIESIHPDHNYLFSATSLATVLKKHDFKILEYYFWGTPENFFKSSDKIVLKLVKLIFKLLANLIFYISKYMFPQYLPSIIMCAKK; encoded by the coding sequence ATGAAGTTTACGACTCTAATTGACAAAAAACGTCTGCCGCTTTCAAAAGAAGAATTTATTTTCAGTATCTGCAAAGATAAAGAAAAAATATTGCATCTTGGATGCGTTGACTCAGGTTTACTCGAAGAACGGATACAACAAAATCAATTGCTACATTTAAGATTAATTGAAATGTTTGGACAAAGCAGAGTGTTTGGTTTGGATCAAGATGAAGCGGGAATTGAGATTTTACGAAAGAAGGGAATAGAGAATCTTTTAATCGCAAATGCAGAAAATATGAATTTCCAGGATAAATTTGATATTATCGTTGCTGGAGACATCATTGAGCATGTCAATAATGTTGGTAATTTTTTGAAAAGCATATATAGAGCATTAAATAATGATGGGATATTAATAATTTCTACACCAAATGCGCATTATTATTTATTTTTCATTGCATATTTTTGGGGCATAGAGTCTATTCATCCAGATCACAATTATTTATTTTCTGCTACATCCCTGGCTACGGTTTTGAAAAAGCACGATTTTAAAATATTAGAGTATTATTTTTGGGGGACACCTGAAAACTTTTTTAAATCAAGCGACAAAATAGTGCTCAAATTAGTTAAACTTATATTTAAATTATTAGCAAATTTAATATTTTATATTTCGAAATATATGTTTCCCCAATATTTGCCTTCAATAATTATGTGTGCTAAAAAATGA